The following coding sequences lie in one Benincasa hispida cultivar B227 chromosome 6, ASM972705v1, whole genome shotgun sequence genomic window:
- the LOC120079365 gene encoding sphinganine C4-monooxygenase 1-like — protein MEFTISDDLLGTFVPIFVYWFYSGIYVLLGFFENYRLHSKTDEDEKNLVSKSTVVRGVLFQQIIQAIVAIILFKVTGNDDGSNAVPKSWPMVVLQFLTAMFVLDTWQYFAHRYMHHNKFLYKHIHSQHHRLVVPYAFGALYNHPVEGLLLDTVGGALSFLASGMTPRVSIFFFSFATIKTVDDHCGLWLPGNLFHIIFGNNTAYHDVHHQLYGSKFNFSQPFFVTWDRILGTYMPYSLEKRAGGGFEARPKIE, from the exons ATGGAATTCACTATCTCCGATGATTTGTTGGGTACTTTCGTCCCGATTTTCGTTTATTGGTTCTATTCTGGGATATACGTGCTTCTCGGTTTCTTCGAGAATTACCGATTGCACTCCAAAACAGACGAGGATGAGAAGAACTTGGTTTCAAAATCTACTGTTGTTCGGGGCGTTCTCTTTCAACAAATCATTCAGGCTATCGTCGCCATCATCCTCTTTAAG GTGACTGGAAATGATGATGGGAGCAATGCAGTTCCAAAATCGTGGCCAATGGTTGTTTTGCAATTTTTAACCGCGATGTTCGTTCTGGACACGTGGCAGTACTTTGCTCACAGATACATGCATCATAACAAGTTTCTGTACAAACATATTCATTCACAGCACCATAGGCTTGTTGTTCCATATGCATTTGGGGCTTTGTATAATCATCCTGTGGAAGGTCTACTGCTTGACACAGTTGGTGGGGCGTTATCATTTCTAGCATCTGGTATGACTCCTAGAgtctccatcttcttcttttcctttgcGACTATTAAGACGGTAGACGATCACTGTGGATTATGGCTGCCTGGTAATCTCTTCCACATCATATTTGGCAACAATACTGCGTATCACGACGTCCATCATCAGCTATATGGCAGCAAGTTTAACTTTTCACAGCCCTTCTTTGTTACATGGGATAGAATACTTGGTACGTATATGCCTTACTCCTTGGAGAAAAGAGCAGGCGGCGGCTTTGAAGCACGGCCAAAGATTGAATAA